A single Phoenix dactylifera cultivar Barhee BC4 chromosome 1, palm_55x_up_171113_PBpolish2nd_filt_p, whole genome shotgun sequence DNA region contains:
- the LOC108511089 gene encoding uncharacterized protein LOC108511089, translated as MQLIPNNWWMIVGFICFCAFHNLKFSVDVFIFFYILKKHPTENGWWYLTSGKSIRFLLDNPSFIHRWKDMYFMAISSSDRWYVSTSWGTIVERPNKVVFLKHWEKETIESLGRLRAISPNQLFSETEMALQQEDRMKAAQDVRNRAVEEILAGPSKKLKLLLSIPREEPLVKSRPI; from the exons ATGCAGCTCATCCCCAACAATTGGTGGATGATCGTgggttttatttgtttttgtgCTTTTCACAACTTAAAGTTTAGTGTAGATgtttttatattcttttatattttaaagaaGCATCCTACCGAGAATGGATGGTGGTACTTGACCTCGGGGAAGAGCATCAGGTTTTTACTTGACAATCCCTCTTTCATTCATAGGTGGAAGGATATGTACTTCATGGCCATATCTTCCTCTGATCGTTGGTATGTCTCCACCAGTTGGGGTACCATTGTTGAGAGGCCCAACAAGGTAGTCTTTCTGAAGCACTGGGAGAAGGAAACAATAGAATCCTTGGGCCGATTGAGGGCGATAAGTCCCAACCAGCTATTTTCAG AAACTGAGATGGCCTTACAGCAAGAAGATAGGATGAAAGCTGCTCAAGATGTCAGGAATAGGGCGGTGGAGGAAATTTTAGCTGGGCCTTCCAAGAAGCTGAAATTGCTCCTTTCCATACCACGAGAAGAACCACTAGTTAAATCGCGTCCCATCTAG